The Odontesthes bonariensis isolate fOdoBon6 chromosome 19, fOdoBon6.hap1, whole genome shotgun sequence genome includes the window TGATATTTCCAGAAGGCAAACACATTAGCAGTGATCTTGCTGCCCCTTTTGTGCTCGCTCTCTCAGCTTCTGGAACTTTGGGAACCCCCAACACCTTGATAAGGACCCCTGTTGTGATGCTGGCTGAGCCTAACACTACAGTCACCAATGTTCAGTCCATCACTACAACGGCTATGCCAACAGTAGGAGGCAACACGGCTCATGCAGTTACACACCAACAGTCCCTGTTTCAAGGTAAGCAAAGGAGAGTTTCTGAAGTGGTTATCTCAGACTTTAgtattaaaatataaaaaaaaggaaatgtgcaaaaatgccctaacatttgtttttctggTTCCCCTTTACCCCCCACCGTAGTGCTGCTGGTCACTGTGAGTGTCCTGGTTTTCACTATGCTACAAAGAGACTGACTTCTGCCACGCCTGAAAGAATGTGAAACGGCTTGATGCAACCACATTAAAACTTCTGAAGATAAACGTTTAAAGCTCAAAGGGAAGTTTATGATACCCAGTGCATCCCTGATTAATAAGATTCATTCTGCGCTCAAcagctttctgactgcttttcATAATTGTTGAAGCCTCTGAAGCAAAAGGCACAGTCATATTGTAATTAGGAGCGTAACGTGACATACACTTATTTAACCTCAGGACTGCTGGATCTCTGTTCTGTGTTACAACATAAACAACCTTTATAATGCCTAAAAATGGAGTACAAATATTAAGCTTTACTATCATTTTGCTAAAGTGATGCAAAACGAGggaccatgttttttttttgttttttttttaatcagcttGTGTAACAGTCTCTACAAATTTGGGGTTTTGAGGTCTGGTTACCTTAAAGCCCACATTCTGTTGGTTAAAATCATACTCAAAGAGTTAGTAGTAACCTGTCTCACAGGATGATAACTGGATACTCTGTGGGTTTTACAACTCATTCACATCTATGTGTAAGCAATGATATCTATTTTCCCTTATAGTGTCACTAATGCTGAAGCCATTGATTGACAAATGTTTGTGGTGTTGTGGTTTTATTCTGTTATTCTTTGCTATGACAGCATTGATGATTATTCAACAGTGCTTACATTATGAAGCCATCACTGGCTGATATGTTTATGCAAGCCTGATGATTCCACAGAATGCTACATGAGATACCAAATACAGGTGAAAGTGATTGTGTACATTTTCCTATTGCAagtactgtgttttttttttagggctaggcaacgattaaaatttttaatctaattaatcacatgatttccctgattaatcacaattaatcacatttgtacacaaaatccaaaaatgaattcaaaagtagtgtatagcctttagcatttagttttattttaaatgtgctgccatataaatgaaagtgccataacatttgttgtgcaaacacacttctaacttcagcatctttatgtagtttttatgtagaagcctcgctcctctgtctgattccttgaatgacttgctgctatcagttgtgtgttttgcctttaaatgatattttagactggaactactacggtgagaagacaattcaacttggcagtgtttacagatgactttggttctgtcgactccgccgtctggaagaactttaaaatgaaaatggccgagtaaaagttccgtacccttctccatttttggtggatccgccgattactttcttttccggttccgcagcagacctttacaaaataaaagcctgtgagcaacagacttttacaataataaaaccgatttaaagaaaaacaaaaaaaaacctgcgttaataatatttaaattatttactaAAAAgtaataaattatttaataatattataaaatatttattggcgataaataattagcgagttagcgcgataataacgagttaactcgcccagccctagtttttttaaataaagacatTAAGTTAATATATTTGTCTTGGTGTTGCTGTGGTTCTTGATGCACTCATGAAATTGTTGGGAAATAGAGAACACTAGACTTGTGATCTTAACCCGAACCATTAGCATTTGTCAACTTTTGGagtgataatttttttttttttaatcagttttcAGCACTTAAGACACCTAATGTCGTAACTGCTGTCCAACTCTTGTACTTTGTCATCAGCCTAAATCACCAGTATGGAATTGCAACATCTCTACAGAGAAGAGTTTACTTTAGAAGCACACAATACAAAGGCTATTCTTAATCAAATCTTAACCTTCTTATTGTTTCACTGTACTTAGGCATTGTAACACCTCATGTCACAATGCTGAAGTATCTGTTGTGATCATACCGACAAAGAACTCTATTGTTAGGTATTTTTCTGTTCAATGCGCCTTCACAAAATTCGATGGAGTTTGAACGTGGGCCAAAACGATCACAAGACAAGTTTTGAGAAGTCAGCCCCTCCTCCTCGATACTAACCAAACAGGCTTAACACAGCACAATTTGACCTAAGGTGACTCGTGTAACACACTGCGTCATTCTTTCACGAGGCTTCCGAGCACCGGTAGCTTGATCAACTATATCCTGGAAAATAAATAGATTCAGGTCGACAACAGCAATcgctgaaagaaagaaaacaaggaaaaacaTAAAAAGTTGAACTCTTttacactgcaaaaaaaaacttttaccaGGGATTTAACAATCCACTCAAAAAAAATTAACTACCGGTTGTCTTTGTAATTAAACAGACAGCCTTTTCAGACATGTGCCTGCTGGCATTAgatcaattcattttgaatcCGAGGCCACCGTGCCCATCAAACATTAACATGTTGGCGTTGTTGTAGGCGTGTTCCTGTATCTTTCTAAACAAATATAGGCGGAAAAAATGGCTACTTATCCACTATTCATAAAGCAGATGAACAAAGCACCAACGAATGCTTCAACTGAACCGTGTTTGAGGTGCCAACTCAGGTATTCAGTGACTACTGTGCTGATTAAATGAGTCACACATTAACTAAGGGTTGTATGAACACCAGATAAAGTGCTCAACATACACGTTGTTGTAGTTCCTGCTACAGTCATCTCCAAGTTAGTATAAAATAAGCGAATGTAGACGCTTTTTCATTATTTAAAGTCTTGTGGACTGCCAGTTGACCCAAGACCAGCTCCTACTGCAGGTTGGTGGTATCCCACTTCAAGCCATCTCACGTTTCTGACTCTATGACCACGTTTCCTGCCCATTCTGCGGCTGACAAGAGGGTAACGTTTCCCCGCGGCTTACAAAGAGTCAGACAAGTTGCACAAGGTCAAAACAATGTCAGCTGCCAACCACAACTGGTACTCGTTTAGCTTTTTAAGAGATGAAAATGAAAGCAGCCTCGGGATCATTTGCCACAACAGCGTgggtgttttttgtttaaaaaaaaaaaaagtgtgtttgtgtgccagTCATTGTACCAAACGTGGTGTTGAAAACACCAACTACGAGTTAGCTTTGAGTTCTGTGGTTTACATGAGAGTCTTTGATAAGACTTTGCCAACTTTACAACATTTTGCAGACGTTGGAAGCACTGTGTGACAATTTGTGGTCACGGTTTGGAGGTGGAGGCAAAGGAAGACCCAGATGCAGACACGGGACAGGATGAAACTTAAAGTCCATTTGtttaagaacaaaaaaaaaaaatttttttaatcacagCAATGCTGGGGTAGcaaaaaactaaactagaaCACCtaaggaaaaataacaaaaaacacaactagactgtacataaaaaaaaggaacatgAATCAGATTGACGGAGGATCTAACGAAGAATGAAGAGaactgggagactaaatactgtggggagagtgattagtgagAAGGTATAGCTGAGGATGattaacacaggtgaagggagtggagctgacgaccggcaggagggaactgaggaaagatGAGGAAATGCCGAGgctaaacagaaaaacaaacacagatcgTGACAGTTTCTTTGGCTAAGAATGAGTCAGGTGACCGGGTGGAAGGACTGGTGATCAGACAGCCGAATGGTCTCTGGCTCTGTTTCATTTGACAGATTGGCAGATTGTGCAACTGAACATAATCCAACATTTTGGCTGTTATACCGATACGTAATCCATGGACACTTCTGCAATGAAAAAGATTGAAAACTGCTGAATTAAATCCTTCTTTATACCACTCGCTGTAGTGTCAGGTGGATTTCAACATCACTCGAATTGCATGATgatatatttgttttaaaataaacagTAGCCATGAACTTTTAGATATAAAAGCATAATGCTGTCTTCCAGCAATTATTATGGAATTGATCTATTATTGTATTTTAAACCTTTGCAAGTTTATACTCCCTCTACGCGGCAGTTAAATGGATAAAATCTCATATTTCTAAGTCAACTCTGATGCAATTACGCCTTTTTAAAAGGAGCAGATCAGTTCACATAATTCCTACTGTTCATTATAACATAAGTACAGTTCAGAGTTGCCTGGACTTGCCTGCCTTAGAGCAAACATTCACAAGAAACCACAGAATACAATGGTGatcatgaaaacacacacgaGAGCTTGCGTTTCCACCGACAAACCAGTTCTTAGCATTGTTTTACTGGTTTCGTTGACTAGCCTGTAGACTTTGACACTGCAGTGTGTTGTTGTTACATCTTAAGGCAAAAAGACACCTTAAGACATTTACACTGCAGGAGGTTTACGGGGAGTTTAATGTAAAGGTGGCCTGCACAAACACACGAGTCTTCCTTTAAAATCTTTAAGGTGGCAATGGAGAAGAACAACATTGAGGATTTAAGACCAACCTCTCATCAAAGTTGAAGGAGGCTGGACACAAATGCGAGTTGTTTCTTGGGGGGTTTTATGTTGTCCAAAACAGACCAAATGTAACTATTCATAACTCACAGAAACACTGACAGGTTTCAGATGAAGATCAGTCTTATCATCAGTGGAATAGTTTAAAAATGTGTAGAGTCATCACAAAGACACGACAAAGATGCTAAACCAGATTAGGGAGATCAACTGAAAGGCACATTTAAGTTTTGTGAGTCCTCGGGAaaggaatgtaaaaaaaaaaatatcggAAACTGCTATGCTTGAAAAAACTATGACGTGCCTAGCTTCATACCTGTTTTCCACCATGTCACGCCCTTACACTAATTTCCCCCACACATTCTGGAAATTCGAGTGAAGCTAgagttttctcttttcttatgTGGTCATTGTCTTGTCCCCTCCCCTCCCATTTGGTTTAAATAGGGACGCAGAGACAACAGGTGTCACAACTTCACCTGAGAGCCTGCTGGGGACATCAGAGACAGTCCATCTGCTAGTCATACCGGAGAATAAGGAACTACGCATCTTTTTGCTCTTGACATCATTTGCATTGAAGACATCTACAGGTAGGCAAAGACAACCGTTGACCATTCTGAAAGGTTTTCTTTCGCAATACTGCATCATATATTCATTATTGGCTGTTTTAGTTACATTATGAGTAATAATGATCAAGAACAGTAGTTACTAGTAACAAGTAAGAATAACACATTTTCAGATGAACTTTCAATAGAAACCATTCTTTTTTTGCAATTCTACATTTTATTTCTCCAAACCAAAATAAGCCATATTACATGTTAAACCTGCCGCCCCATTCCTGAGAAATATATGAATATTATTGAAATATTGATACAAATTTTATTACAACAGAGGCTCATCTTATTCATGTAACTTGAGAATAATCAGaattattttttcataaaaGGAAGATTTCAAATTTGATACTATTTCCCTCCTATGGAATGAATTCAATTTAAGATGCTAACATCTGTGCATAATAGTCCTAATTTCTACATTTCTGTGTTAAATCATCACTTTTACTGAGTGTCAtcttttttaaagatattaCTCAATAAAGTCTTCTTATTGAGTTTTTTCCCACTGCATCACTTTAATAAGCgatccttttctcttttctagACATGGACAACCGACTGGTCCTCGCTGTTCTCTTGGTGACACTGTCCTGGGGATTTATGGGCACCCATGCGCAGAACACGACAACAGCATCAGTAAACAGCACTGCAACCATGACAACAGCATCAGTAAACAACGCTACAACCACGGCAGCATCATCAGTAAACAACGCTACAACCACTCTGGCAGCAGGGGGACAAAACGCAACCACTCCGGCAGCAGGGGGACAAAACGCAACCACTCCGGCAGCAGGGGGACAAAACGCAACCACTCCGGCAGCAGGGGGACAAAACGCAACCACTCCAGCAGCAGGGGGACAAAACGCAACCACTCCGGCAGCAGGGGGACGAAACGCAACCACTCCGGCAGCAGGGGGACAAAACGCAACCACTCCGGCAGCAGGGGGACATAACGCAACCACTCCGGCAGCAGGGGGACAAAACGCAACCACTCCGGCAGCAGGGGGACAAAACGCAACCACTCCGGCAGCAGGGGGACAAAACGCAACCACTCCAGCACCAGGACTGATTTTGTTGCCTTCTGTGGTGAGTGATACTATGATACAAATAATGTATTACAATATATTACATATAttacagaattaaaaaaaaagaacataataCAAAAAATAGCATAGTCTACATCACTGTTGTGAAAATGTTTTTCACCTTCCTTACAGGCACCTCTTTCAAGGACAGGATGCGGTTTACAAAAGCTCTGTGGGGCCGAGCCCTCCAAATGTGACCCCTCATCAAAGGGatcgtgtttctttttttcGGCCAAGCAGCAGAGGAATCAAACATTTGAATTTGAGCTCTCAGGACAATCACAAGGCTACATTGCCCTCTCTCTATCGACCGATACCAAAATTGTACGTCAAGTTCCGCCATTTTAGATGAATGCACCGTGTAATGTAACCCTAGGCCAATCATATCGTGTGAAGGCATCTGTGCTTAACATATCCCATCTCCCATGTTTGGTTCTACACCACAGGGTGGCAACGACACAACCTACATCTGTGTGAACAACAGTGGGAAGGTTCAATTCAAGACTGCGCTCCTGGACAATGACATTCTGACTCTAACAACGGTGAGTTACACTTTCCACTGTGAAGGGGTGGTGAGGATGTATTTTTTACAGAAGTCCACTGTATTCATAATTACTTACATTTATGATCATGATCAAATGATACGAGGCCTTAATTTTTTGTTCTACAAGTCAAATACTGAAATTAGACTTACTGATTTATAACTCCTACATGgtattttacatatatatatatatatatatatatagtaggTATAATTGTATTCAACACCATAATTATCTTCTCTTAAAATGTGCAGCTGAGCGTAAGTTCTACGAATGCCAGCACCAATGGAAGCAACAtccagtgtgtctttgtggccACAGTGCCAGACTCAGCTACTCCAGCCACTCGAGCAGCAGGCTTCTCCGTCTCACTCTTCAATGGAACTTTCAATGCCAGTAAGTGTCACCCTGCGCGCTCAGAACAATCAGCTGCCAGAGAACATCCCGATGAATGGCTTTTatcacctttttaaaaaaaaaaaatgttttctttttctctgcctATTTCTTGTTCTTTCAGCTTCTCAAAGTTTCGGAGTTCCCACGACCAGACTACAAACCAATGTTGTAAACCTGGCTGAGCCTAACGCCACTGTCATCAATATTAATGCCAACACCACCTCCCAACCCACGGCTCACGCGGTTACACACCAGCAGTCCCTGTTTCAAGGTAAGCAAAGGAGAGTTTCTGAAGTGGTTATCTCAGACTTTAgtattaaaatataaaaaaaaggaaatgtgcaaaaatgccctaacatttgtttttctggTTCCCCTTTACCCCCCACCGTAGTGCTGCTGGTCACTGTGAGTGTCCTGGTTTTCACCATGCTACACAGAAACTGAATTCTGCCACGCCTAAAAGAATGTGAAACGGCTTGATGCAATCACATTGCAATTACTGAAGATAAACGTTTAAAGCTCAAAGGGAAGTTTACGATACCCAGTGCATCCCTGATTAATAAGATTCATTCTGCGCTCAACAGCTTTCTGACCACTTTTCATAAGTGTTGAAGCCTCTGAAGCAAAAGGCACAGTCATATTGTAATTAGGAGCGTAACGTGACATACACTTATTTAACCTCAGGACTGCTGGATCTCTGTTCTTTGTTACAACATAAACAACCTTTATAATGCCTAAAAATGGAGTACAAATATTAAGCTTTACTATCATTTTGCTAAAGTGATGCAAAAAGAGGGaccatgtttttttaaatcagcttATGTAACACTCAAATTTGGGGTTTTGAGGTCTGGTTACCTTAAAGCCCACGTCGATACAGTTGGCTAAAATCATACTCAAAGAGTTAGTAACAACCTGTCAGTCAACAGGATGATAACTGGATACTCTGTGGGTTTTACAACTCATTCACATTTATGTGTAAGCAATGATATCTATTTTCCCTTTTAGTGTCACTAATGCTGAAGCCATTGGTTGATAAATGTTTGTGGTGTTGTTATGGTTTTGTTCTGTTATTCTTTGTTATAACAGCATTGATGATTATTCAACAGTGCTTACATTATGAAGCCATCACTGGCTGATATGTTCATGCAAGCCTGATGATTCCACAGAATGCTACATGAGATACCAAATACAGGTGAAAGTGCTTGTGTACATGTTTTCTATTGTAATTactgtgttttataaataaagataTTAAGTTAATATATTTGTCTTGGTGTTGCTGTGGTTATTGATGCACTCAAATTGTTGGGAAATAGAGAACACTAGACTTCTGATCTTAACCAAAACCTTTAGCATTTTCAACTTTTGGAGTGCTAGCTTTAATTTGATCAGTtttcagcaaaaaaacaaaagcagttaAGACACTTAAGCAATTAAAAACATTACTTTTTTATCTGATCTACCATGAATTGAAAAGCcctctttactttactttaggtTAGAAAAGTACTCTTTGCTCAACTTTATGACCAAAAGAGAGCCACAACATACTGAGTACACCATTGTTAATGTTGTGCTAATGGCTTGATAGGTAAGCTAACATCTAAGGTAAACCAATTGCTAACGCTACCTATATTACAGCCCTATAACGCAAGCAAACGCTTTTATAAATGCTCCCCTTTAAACAATTATAAACAATGTGGGCTATAGTTTTATTCTCAAAAACATTTACACGTCAGTTTCCCACTTAAGCTAGTTAGCTAAGTTTACAGTCAAAAACTTCACTTCAGTGAGAATTTAAGCATACCTATCAGAAAGGCTTCGTATGAAACCTCCACACATTcacatcaaataaaaacaaaatgttaatTTGTCGACCCTTAGTACTGTTTTTAAGATGGTAACTATGAactaaaaggagaaaaaaattaagcaaaaacaaggctatccccccccccccaagttgTTATCAATTTGCAGGTGGATTGATGCTAGATGGAGGTCTTAATTGCCAACATGTCTGTTTCCAATAAACCTAATTTTCTAAGaagtttcatctttttttttcttcttatcgTCGCTTTTTTGGTTCACCACAAAGTGTAAATCTGTTAAGAATCTGTTTGACAGATGCATAATGGAAGACCAGTGGCTCTGGATGTCCAGAGATTCTTTGAATTATAATAGACGGCTATGAAATTTAGACCCTCACCATTTCCACTTGTGGAGAAATAGCCAGCTGACAACGCTTTCCTCAGGAGGAACTTCAATTTGAACCATTAGCGATCTAGATAGTTTTTAAATGATTATGTATGTAATACATCACAGCTAATGTaaatttttacttgttttgtgGTGTAAAGACTTATTTTCATGTTCAGATGGAAGAAATTTTTGCAGTTTTCCCCGTAACTCTAttataatatttatttattcatttttaactgAGTTGAAAAGACCATTAGACCACTGATTTAGACTTCTAGTTATTACTTTTATTATATACGTCATAATAAAATGATTAATCTGGACTTAAAAGTTATGAAAacttttttatataaatattcCAATTGGACATGCAGTCATTTTTAACAATGAGGTTCCTTTGTTTAAAATTGAGTTATTGTCATGTCACCACAGGCCAGCTCTGTGATGTACGATGGACCTTGCTCTGATCTAACAA containing:
- the LOC142368592 gene encoding uncharacterized protein LOC142368592, with protein sequence MDNRLVLAVLLVTLSWGFMGTHAQNTTTASVNSTATMTTASVNNATTTAASSVNNATTTLAAGGQNATTPAAGGQNATTPAAGGQNATTPAAGGQNATTPAAGGQNATTPAAGGRNATTPAAGGQNATTPAAGGHNATTPAAGGQNATTPAAGGQNATTPAAGGQNATTPAPGLILLPSVAPLSRTGCGLQKLCGAEPSKCDPSSKGSCFFFSAKQQRNQTFEFELSGQSQGYIALSLSTDTKIGGNDTTYICVNNSGKVQFKTALLDNDILTLTTLSVSSTNASTNGSNIQCVFVATVPDSATPATRAAGFSVSLFNGTFNATSQSFGVPTTRLQTNVVNLAEPNATVININANTTSQPTAHAVTHQQSLFQVLLVTVSVLVFTMLHRN